ATCAGAACTTCCTGGCCCGCCACGAGCGCATTGACGGTCAGGAGCCCCAAGGAGGGCGGGCAGTCGATGAGGATGTAGTCCAAGGGCTGCTCATACGCCTGGATCGCGCGCTGCAGCCTGCTCTCGCGTGCCACCAGGGACACCAGCTCGATCTCCGCACCGGCGAGATCGATCGTGGCGGGGGCGCAGAAGAGACCCTCGACGTCGGGGACCGGCTGGACGACCTCGGAGAGCGGCCTGCTGTCCACCAACACGTCGTAGATGGACGGGACTTCGGCGTGATGGTCGATGCCCAGCGCGGTGGACGCATTGCCCTGTGGGTCGAGGTCGACCACCAGGACGCGGCCACCGTGCAGCGCCAGCGATGCGGCAAGGTTGACGGTCGTCGTCGTCTTGCCCACACCGCCCTTCTGGTTGGCGACCACCATGATTCGGGTCTGCTCGGGCCGTGGCAGGCCCTCGCCGGCACGACCCAGAGCCTCCACCGCCAGTTGGGCAGCACGACCGATGGGAGTGTCGTCCATCGGAGGCGGTGTTTCACGTGAAACATCCGCCCCCATCGACTCGGTACGGGGACCGGGGACCGGATCGGTCATCGGTCCCGCGATGTTGGCGTCGGACCGCAAGGATTCACTCTCCTCGACTTCAGGCTCGCAATGAACAGAGCCTCCCATGTCTTCGGGGTCGTGAACCAGTGAGGCCTGGCGTTCTGTGGAGAAATCCACCTCTGTGGATACCTCAGGTCCCTCATCGAGTGAACCAAGAGGCTTTCGGTCGCGGGGTTCGGCCGCAGCGCGGCCACGACTGATGATGCCGTGCAGCAGTGAGCGACGTTTCACGTGAAACACGATGCACAGCAGCCGAGGCCAGACTGTCGCGACACTCCGGCATGCATAGGTTTGGCAGCTTGTGTGGAGTACGTCTCGTCGTCAAACGGGTCAGCGCCGTCAGGGCGGATCAGCCCCATCAGGGCGGGTCAGTGCCGTCAGGACGGATCAGCATCGACCGGACGCATCAGGTCAGCGTCGTCGGCGCGTCCGGCTCGTGCGAGCCGCCTTGGCGCGCTTCGCGGCGAAGCGCACACCTCCGGGACTCTCCCCGACCTCGACCCGTACGACGGTGGACATCGGGTCCACCACGCCCTCACCCACATGCAGGATGGATGTCTCCACCGCGCCCAGCTTGCTGAGTGCTGCCGAGGCGCTCTTCAGTTCCTCCTCGGCGGTGTCCCCCTTGAGCGCGAGCATCTCGCCGTACGGCCGCAGCAGCGGGATGCCCCAGGTGGCGAGCCGGTCGAGCGGCGCGACGGCTCGGGCCGTCACCACGTGGACAGGCTGGATCTTCCCCATGACCTCTTCGGCCCGGCCGCGCACGACGGTCACATGATCGAGGCCGAGCAGCTCCACGACCTCGGAGAGGAAATTGGTGCGCCGCAGCAGCGGCTCCAGGAGCGTGATCTTCAGGTCGGTGCGGACCAGCGCCAGCGGAATGCCGGGGAGTCCGGCGCCCGAGCCGACATCGCACACCGTCACGCTGTCGGGCACGACCTCCGAGAGCACCGCGCAGTTCAGCAGGTGCCGCTCCCAGAGGCGAGGTACCTCGCGTGGGCCGATGAGACCGCGCTTCACGCCCGCCTCAGCGAGCAGCTCGGCATACCGCACCGCATCCGCGAAGCGATCACCGAACACCTCGCGCGCCTGCTCGGGCGCGGGGGGAAGCTCCGCTGCCTCCGTCACGGGGGACCGTCCTTCCGTACGGTGTCAGCGCACCCGGCGCCGACACCAGAACCACCAGAACTATCAGGCTGACAAAGTTCGGCCCCGTCTGCGCAACAGACGGGGCCGGGGAACGTAGGGGCCGATCAGGCGGGCAGTACGACGACGAAGCGCTGCGGCTCCTCGCCCTCGGACTCGCTGCGCAGGCCCGCGGCCTTGACCGCGTCGTGCACGACCTTGCGCTCGAAGGGCGTCATCGGCTGCAGCTTGACGGCCTCGCCGCTGCTCTTGGCCTCCGCGGCGGCCTTGGCGCCCAGCTCGGACAGCTCCGAGCGCTTCTGTGCCCGGTATCCCGCGATGTCGAGCATCAGACGGCTGCGGTCACCGGTCTCCCGGTGCACGGCCAGACGGGTGAGCTCCTGGAGCGCCTCCAGCACCTCGCCGTCACGGCCGACCAGCTTCTGCAGATCGCGGCCACCCGTGTCGCTGATGATCGAGACGGAGGCACGGTCGGCCTCCACATCCATGTCGATATCGCCGTCGAGATCGGCGATGTCGAGCAGACCCTCCAGGTAGTCCGCCGCGATCTCGCCTTCCTGCTCCAGGCGAGTCAGGGTGTCTGCCCCCTCGGCAGCGGCGGAGGTGGTGCCTTCCGTCACGGGATGGACTCCTTCTTACTTCTTGGACGGGGACTTGGGCCGCTGCGGACCCTTGCGCTGTCCGGACTGGGCCTTGCTGCGGGTACCGCCGGCGGGCTTCGCGCCGCCCTTCTTGGCAGCGGCGGAAGGCTTGGCGTCCTCGGACTCCTCGGACTTGATCAGCGACGTCTTCGGCTCGTCCTCATCGGCCACCTTCGCGCCACCGACTCCGCCGTGCTGACGCTGCGACTTGCTCTGCCGCTTGGGCTGCTGGCGCTTCGGGGCACCGGTGGCGGTGATCGGCGCACCGTCCTCGGCCTCGGCTGCGGCCGCGGCGTCGCTCTTGATCACGGTGCCGTCGGCCTGAGCGGCGAGGCCGGCCTTGCTCAGGCCGTTGATGAACTTGCGCTCGAACTCGTTGCGGTCACGGCCCTTGGCGACGATCGCCTTGACGATGGCCCGGTCG
This is a stretch of genomic DNA from Streptomyces hawaiiensis. It encodes these proteins:
- the rsmG gene encoding 16S rRNA (guanine(527)-N(7))-methyltransferase RsmG — encoded protein: MTEAAELPPAPEQAREVFGDRFADAVRYAELLAEAGVKRGLIGPREVPRLWERHLLNCAVLSEVVPDSVTVCDVGSGAGLPGIPLALVRTDLKITLLEPLLRRTNFLSEVVELLGLDHVTVVRGRAEEVMGKIQPVHVVTARAVAPLDRLATWGIPLLRPYGEMLALKGDTAEEELKSASAALSKLGAVETSILHVGEGVVDPMSTVVRVEVGESPGGVRFAAKRAKAARTSRTRRRR
- a CDS encoding ParA family protein, translating into MGGSVHCEPEVEESESLRSDANIAGPMTDPVPGPRTESMGADVSRETPPPMDDTPIGRAAQLAVEALGRAGEGLPRPEQTRIMVVANQKGGVGKTTTTVNLAASLALHGGRVLVVDLDPQGNASTALGIDHHAEVPSIYDVLVDSRPLSEVVQPVPDVEGLFCAPATIDLAGAEIELVSLVARESRLQRAIQAYEQPLDYILIDCPPSLGLLTVNALVAGQEVLIPIQCEYYALEGLGQLLRNVDLVRGHLNPALHVSTILLTMYDGRTRLASQVAEEVRTHFGDEVLRTSIPRSVRISEAPSYGQTVLTYDPGSSGALSYLEAAREIALKGVGISYDATHAHIGVQQNDPSMVEGIQ
- a CDS encoding protein jag; this encodes MTEGTTSAAAEGADTLTRLEQEGEIAADYLEGLLDIADLDGDIDMDVEADRASVSIISDTGGRDLQKLVGRDGEVLEALQELTRLAVHRETGDRSRLMLDIAGYRAQKRSELSELGAKAAAEAKSSGEAVKLQPMTPFERKVVHDAVKAAGLRSESEGEEPQRFVVVLPA